GTGGAGTAGGTGGTGAATGTGTTGGCAGAAACTGGTTCGCTATACGACGCAGCTGGCAACCGCGTGTTGCGGGTCGTGTGGGCGAACATTCCAACGCCCACACGCACGATGATGCCAATGTGGCATTGAAAATCTAACAGATTCCTTTAGGATTCATGCAAGATAGAATCAACGTGTGTGGGCGAAGTGAAAACTTGTCTCACGTGTGAGTGTTATCATTTTTTTCCGCAAATGGTGGATTTTATTAActtaaaatgaagcatcaagaagaTACATAACACAATGAACATGCACTCCAcctctgcataattaggatgcacacagccagtaCTAACTCACACACGAAAACACGCCAACTagtaaagtcatataagaccaaagctatttGTAGacgaggaaaaaaaagaaaagcccTAAAGTGATCGAAAGAGTGATCAGCAAACTACAGTAATGACCATATCCGCATCAACCATCTCATGATACCACATGAACGATGAGATTTTTCAACAGCAACGTCGATGCAATGACGATGGCATTCGAGTATGAGCGTTATCATTTGGGTTTATTTATTCAAGAGCACGATTACGGGCCGGACCAGTAACGACGACCAGAGAGAGAACTATCGGTCTCGCATGACGCGAGATATAGCGCTCGCGCCTTGAGCGCTGGGGAAGCGAGCGAGCCTGCCCGGCACAGCGCCAAAAGAGAAGAGAAAGGCAGAAAGCTCAACACCTTCGCGTGCCTTTCCTCGATCGTCTACAATCAGTCAATCACAGCGCCGCTACCTTTCCTCAACTCCACTCCAACCAGCGACTGAAATCACCGCCAGCCCGACCGATCTCCGGcccggtaaatctcccgtcatccgAGCCCATCGACGCCATGGTAATTCCTCTGCGGATTATTCTGATGTTCACGGCGTCGGATTTGGTGCAGGGGCCAGGGAGGGAGGAAATGCCGACCAAGAGGAGCGTGGGCACCCTGGGCGACAAGGACCTCAGCGGGAAGAAGGTGCTCCTCCGCGCCGACCTCAACGTGCCGCTGGACGACGGCCAGAGGATCGCCGACGACAACCGCATCCGCGCCTCCGTGCCCACCATCAAGTTCCTCATGGGGAAGGACGCCAGGGTCGTCCTGGCCAGCCATCTGGTGAGCAAAGCAGAGCACACCCTCCTCGATCCGTGCCTGCGGCCTTTTACTGACGAGTTTGTGCGGCCTGAGCTGAGGGTGTCAGATCGGGGGATTCAGTGTCAGACTCAAGTCTTCTGTTAGTCCACTAATCTCTTGGGAGTGGGTGGGTGGGGTGGGATAacgaagaaaagaagaaaattCTTTCAGCTAAGAACTCTATGTGCCGTAGCCTGTTAGTCTCGTCCTTATAGTAAACCTTATCATAACAAAAATAGTGAGAATTAACTTAGAATTTCATTTTCTTGAATTGTTCGGTACCTTACACACAAAACAGAGTCCTCTGTCCAGTTCATGTGAATTGCTTTTGTATATGTCGATTAGTCATTTATAGTAATATGTCAAACAATTTGTTCAAGTGCCTCCTTTTCTATCCAGGTGGTATATGTGTTTGAGTGTGAGCTAATTAACTCTTCATAGACTTTCCAATATGCGATTAGGCTTCCACATTTTAGTGTTAAACCCTGCTTATTTACTTACTATTTTTTTTCTAATCTTATCGATGATGTGTTACTAACTAATTGATGAATGGAAATATGAGATGGCGCGGAGCTGTATGATGAGAAATGCTCAGAGCTCATCTTCATGCCACTTAACTGGTTTTTTCACATATTGTGAATTTGAGCACTAAAAACCAACCCGGAACAACATCTTTTTTCAGAACATAAAAGTATAgcaaaaactaacatttctaatactaACGTTGTTGTCTTTACAGGGCCGTCCAAAAGGGGTCACCCCGAAGTACAGCTTGAAGCCTCTTGTTCCCCGCCTGTCTGAGCTTCTTGGAGTCGATGTACGTTATAAGAACGTAACTCATGTTTTCTTTACATATTATAAAACCTTGGCTGATCTTATATTTTCTTGATTTGTTCATCATGTGCTTTAAAAAGGTTGTGATGGCCAATGACTGCATCGGTGAGGAAGTTGAGAAATTAGCTGCTGCTTTACCAGATGGAGGTGTCCTACTTCTAGAGAATGTGAGATTCtacaaggaggaagagaagaatgaCCCTGAGTTCGCCAAGAAACTAGCATCCGTTGCTGATCTGTATGTAAATGATGCCTTTGGCACTGCACATAGAGCACATGCTTCAACAGAGGGAGTTACCAAGTATTTGAGGCCTGCTGTCGCTGGCTTTCTTATGCAGAAGGTGTTGCCCAAGTTGCATTGGTCCATGAATTACTGAAAATGCTCCACTGCTACTATTTACAGTATTACAACAATTGATGCCATTCTTGAGCTAAGTGTCCTAGATAATGATTATGTTCATTGTAGGAACTTGACTATCTTATTGGAGCAGTTGCCAACCCGAAAAAGCCATTTGCTGCAATCGTTGGTGGATCCAAAGTGTCAACCAAGATTGGGGTG
This portion of the Triticum dicoccoides isolate Atlit2015 ecotype Zavitan chromosome 7A, WEW_v2.0, whole genome shotgun sequence genome encodes:
- the LOC119330922 gene encoding phosphoglycerate kinase, cytosolic-like; its protein translation is MPTKRSVGTLGDKDLSGKKVLLRADLNVPLDDGQRIADDNRIRASVPTIKFLMGKDARVVLASHLGRPKGVTPKYSLKPLVPRLSELLGVDVVMANDCIGEEVEKLAAALPDGGVLLLENVRFYKEEEKNDPEFAKKLASVADLYVNDAFGTAHRAHASTEGVTKYLRPAVAGFLMQKELDYLIGAVANPKKPFAAIVGGSKVSTKIGVIESLLAKVDILILGGGMIYTFYKAQGHAVGKSLVEEDKLELANLLIEKAKSKGVSLLLPTDIVVADNFAADAESKIVPASAIPDGWMGLDVGPDSIKKFSETLDTTKTVIWNGPMGVFEFEKFAAGTDAIAKKLADITAKGVTTIIGGGDSVAAVEKAGLVSKMSHISTGGGASLELLEGKTLPGVLALDDA